In Pseudomonas fluorescens, a genomic segment contains:
- a CDS encoding NAD(P)-dependent oxidoreductase has translation MSKIAIIGATGRAGSQLLEEALRRGHSVIALARNIDKLAVRPGVTVKQVDALDAEALQQAITGSDVVISAAHFATLPASAVIEPVKKAGVKRLLVVGGAGSLLLPGGGRVIDSEGFPAEYKAEASAGAAFLDVLRQEKELDWTFLSPSALFDGTERTGKFRLGQDDLLVSSEGTSSISFADYAIAMIDEVETPKHSRQRFTVGY, from the coding sequence ATGAGCAAGATCGCAATCATTGGAGCCACCGGCCGCGCCGGTAGCCAACTGCTGGAAGAAGCACTGCGTCGTGGGCACAGCGTCATCGCCCTGGCGCGCAACATCGACAAGCTGGCCGTGCGCCCTGGCGTCACAGTCAAACAAGTCGATGCACTGGATGCCGAAGCCTTGCAACAGGCCATCACGGGCAGCGACGTGGTCATCAGCGCGGCTCACTTCGCCACCCTGCCCGCCAGCGCCGTGATCGAGCCGGTGAAGAAAGCCGGGGTAAAACGCTTGCTGGTGGTGGGCGGTGCGGGTTCGCTGCTGTTGCCGGGTGGCGGTCGAGTGATCGACAGCGAGGGCTTCCCTGCCGAATACAAAGCCGAAGCCAGTGCCGGTGCGGCGTTCCTCGACGTGCTGCGCCAGGAAAAAGAGCTGGATTGGACGTTCCTGTCGCCGTCGGCCTTGTTCGATGGCACCGAACGCACCGGTAAATTCCGCCTGGGCCAGGACGACTTGCTGGTGAGCAGTGAGGGTACAAGCTCAATCAGCTTTGCCGACTACGCCATCGCGATGATTGACGAAGTGGAAACACCGAAGCACTCGCGCCAGCGCTTTACCGTCGGTTACTGA
- a CDS encoding LysR substrate-binding domain-containing protein: MKRLPPLPALHTFWVTAQCCNFTRAAEQLHITQGAVSRQVAGLESHLGYALFLRQARGLSLTDEGREWSLRAQQVFGLLGDAVEQIGSRRATLQLKASTCVMRWLLPRLMQWQRERPDVPVELTTTVAYTVDFRRERFDAAVIYAPIAEQSAEARHLFDEQLTPVCAPALLAGLHTPADLQQQVLLHPTRDERDWARWLKAADTRLSNLSQGHHFETLDLAMNVASQGSGVAMGDSALMGEDLKAGRLVMPFELRVPTGKGYYLVYPPGTVPSAGLEALMDWLVSQAQFPEH; the protein is encoded by the coding sequence ATGAAACGCCTCCCGCCGCTGCCCGCGTTGCATACCTTCTGGGTCACTGCACAGTGCTGCAATTTCACCCGTGCTGCCGAGCAACTGCACATCACCCAGGGCGCGGTGAGCCGACAGGTCGCCGGGCTGGAAAGCCACCTGGGTTATGCGCTGTTCCTGCGCCAGGCACGCGGCCTGAGCCTGACCGACGAAGGTCGCGAATGGTCGCTGCGCGCGCAACAGGTGTTTGGCCTGCTGGGGGATGCGGTGGAGCAGATCGGCAGCCGCCGCGCGACCCTGCAACTCAAGGCGTCCACCTGCGTGATGCGCTGGCTGTTGCCGCGCTTGATGCAATGGCAACGGGAGCGCCCGGATGTGCCGGTGGAGCTCACCACCACCGTGGCTTACACCGTGGATTTTCGCCGGGAGCGATTCGATGCGGCGGTGATCTACGCGCCCATCGCCGAGCAATCGGCCGAAGCGCGGCATTTGTTCGATGAGCAACTCACCCCGGTCTGCGCACCGGCGCTGCTCGCCGGTTTGCACACCCCGGCGGATTTACAGCAACAGGTGTTGCTGCACCCCACGCGGGATGAGCGCGATTGGGCGAGGTGGCTCAAGGCGGCGGACACACGGTTGAGCAATTTGAGCCAGGGGCATCATTTCGAGACGTTGGATTTGGCGATGAATGTTGCCTCGCAGGGCTCCGGGGTTGCGATGGGCGACAGTGCGTTGATGGGCGAGGATCTCAAGGCGGGGCGGTTGGTGATGCCGTTTGAACTGCGGGTGCCGACGGGGAAGGGGTATTACCTGGTGTATCCACCGGGAACGGTGCCGTCGGCCGGGCTCGAGGCGCTGATGGATTGGTTGGTGAGCCAGGCACAATTTCCAGAACACTGA
- a CDS encoding 5-guanidino-2-oxopentanoate decarboxylase — protein MATCGEVLVHLLERYGVEQVFGIPGVHTVELYRGLARSSIRHVTPRHEQGAGFMADGYARTRGKPGVCFIITGPGMTNITTAMGQAYADSIPMLVISSVQSRSQLGGGRGKLHELPNQGAMMAGVAAFSHTLMSAAELPAVLARAFALFQAARPRPVHIEIPLDVLVENADALLGTAPVSIARAGAAPAAIRQMSQLLAAAQRPLILAGGGAIDAAPALTRLAETLGAPVALTINAKGMLPGAHPLLIGSTQSLVATRALVAEADVVLAIGTELAETDYDVTFAGGFEIPGALLRIDIDPDQTVRNYPPQVALVADAHIAADALLAELNRQPLPHRRNDWGAQRVTRLWADLTPTWDAATRAQSVFLNTVLQALPGAVIVGDSTQPVYSGNLTLNPDHPRRWFNSSTGYGTLGYALPAAIGAWLGRGDGQPVVCLIGDGGLQFSLSELASAVEARTPIIVLLWNNQGYEEIKKYMLNRDIEPVGVDIYTPDFVAVAKGLGCAAERIQGPASLRMALRAAADREGPTLIEIDQGLWMNEVAV, from the coding sequence ATGGCGACCTGCGGCGAAGTATTGGTCCACCTCCTGGAACGCTACGGCGTAGAACAGGTGTTTGGTATCCCCGGCGTACATACCGTGGAGCTGTACCGCGGCCTGGCCCGCTCCAGCATCCGCCACGTGACCCCGCGTCATGAGCAAGGTGCCGGCTTTATGGCCGACGGTTATGCGCGCACCCGCGGCAAGCCGGGAGTGTGTTTCATCATCACCGGCCCCGGCATGACCAATATCACCACGGCCATGGGCCAGGCCTATGCCGACTCGATCCCGATGCTGGTGATTTCCAGCGTGCAATCGCGCAGCCAATTGGGCGGCGGGCGCGGCAAACTGCATGAACTGCCGAACCAGGGCGCAATGATGGCCGGCGTGGCGGCGTTCTCCCATACCCTGATGTCGGCGGCAGAATTGCCCGCGGTACTGGCGCGCGCGTTTGCACTGTTCCAGGCCGCTCGGCCGCGCCCGGTGCATATCGAAATTCCGTTGGATGTGTTGGTGGAAAACGCCGATGCGCTGCTGGGCACCGCGCCAGTCAGCATCGCGCGTGCCGGTGCGGCGCCGGCGGCGATCCGGCAGATGAGCCAGTTGCTCGCCGCCGCCCAACGCCCGTTGATCCTGGCCGGTGGTGGCGCCATCGATGCCGCCCCGGCATTGACCCGCCTGGCCGAAACCCTCGGCGCACCGGTCGCCCTGACGATCAACGCCAAGGGCATGCTGCCCGGCGCCCACCCGTTGTTGATCGGTTCCACGCAAAGCCTGGTGGCCACCCGCGCCCTGGTTGCCGAAGCCGATGTTGTGCTGGCCATCGGCACGGAGCTGGCGGAGACCGACTATGACGTCACCTTCGCCGGCGGCTTCGAGATCCCCGGCGCATTGCTGCGCATCGATATCGACCCCGACCAGACCGTGCGCAACTACCCGCCCCAGGTGGCCCTGGTGGCCGACGCACACATCGCCGCCGACGCCTTGCTGGCCGAACTCAACCGCCAACCCCTGCCGCATCGCCGCAACGACTGGGGCGCTCAACGCGTGACGCGGCTGTGGGCCGACCTGACGCCGACCTGGGACGCCGCCACCCGCGCGCAAAGCGTGTTTCTCAACACGGTCCTGCAAGCGCTGCCCGGCGCGGTGATCGTGGGTGACTCCACCCAACCGGTGTACAGCGGCAACCTGACCCTGAACCCCGACCACCCACGCCGCTGGTTCAATTCGTCCACCGGCTACGGCACCTTGGGCTACGCCCTCCCCGCCGCCATCGGCGCCTGGCTGGGGCGTGGCGATGGGCAGCCGGTGGTGTGCCTGATCGGCGACGGCGGGCTGCAATTCAGCCTGTCGGAACTGGCCAGCGCGGTGGAAGCGCGCACGCCGATTATCGTGCTGCTGTGGAATAACCAGGGCTATGAAGAAATCAAGAAATACATGCTCAACCGTGACATCGAGCCGGTCGGCGTAGACATCTACACCCCGGACTTCGTCGCCGTGGCCAAGGGGCTGGGCTGTGCCGCCGAACGCATCCAAGGCCCCGCCTCGCTGCGCATGGCCTTGCGCGCCGCGGCTGATCGCGAGGGGCCGACACTGATTGAAATCGACCAAGGGCTGTGGATGAACGAGGTGGCGGTATGA
- a CDS encoding aldehyde dehydrogenase family protein, whose product MSAVLNGVYIDGAWRAGHEVLEVINPATEACLAQVSVGDARAVTQAVDAASAAFIDWAKTTGRERGALLRKVAQGVSEQREPLMQLQSSNNGKPLFEAGIDVDDVIATFEYYATVAEGMDAAQDCPVALPSDAFSARLRREPCGVVGLIVPWNFPMVTTAWKLAPALAAGCCVVLKPSEVTPLAELQLARIIAAAGFPAGVFNLVCGTGLAVGAPLAADRRVAKISFTGSNAVGVQVMQRAAETIKGVSLELGGKSSLLVLADADLDLAVELACGGGFFNAGQMCSATSRVLVADSLADEFLQRLQARADSIRVADPFAEDVEMGALINRAQYQRVLGHIQRGVEAGARLLCGGERPANLAKGYFIRPTVFTDVPLDSALWNEEIFGPVLCVRPFATEQEAIALANDSEFGLVASVVSRSVETTERVANALQAGMVWINAPQVIFPQTAWGGYKQSSIGRELGPWGLATFQEIKHVIRSH is encoded by the coding sequence ATGAGTGCGGTATTGAACGGTGTGTATATCGATGGGGCGTGGCGCGCGGGCCATGAGGTGCTGGAGGTGATCAACCCGGCCACCGAGGCCTGCCTGGCGCAGGTCAGCGTGGGTGACGCGCGCGCCGTGACCCAGGCGGTCGACGCCGCCAGCGCGGCGTTTATCGACTGGGCGAAAACCACCGGGCGCGAGCGCGGCGCCCTGTTGCGCAAGGTCGCCCAGGGTGTCAGCGAGCAACGTGAACCCCTGATGCAGTTGCAGTCGAGCAACAACGGCAAGCCCCTGTTTGAAGCGGGGATCGATGTGGACGACGTGATCGCCACCTTCGAGTATTACGCCACTGTCGCCGAAGGGATGGATGCCGCGCAGGACTGTCCGGTGGCGTTGCCCAGCGATGCCTTCAGCGCCCGCCTGCGCCGCGAACCGTGCGGCGTGGTGGGGCTGATCGTGCCGTGGAATTTCCCGATGGTCACCACCGCCTGGAAACTCGCACCAGCCCTCGCCGCCGGCTGCTGCGTGGTGCTCAAGCCGTCGGAAGTCACCCCCTTGGCGGAGTTGCAACTGGCGCGAATCATTGCCGCCGCCGGCTTCCCTGCGGGTGTGTTCAACCTGGTCTGCGGCACCGGTTTGGCCGTGGGCGCGCCGCTGGCAGCAGACCGTCGCGTGGCCAAGATTTCCTTCACCGGCAGCAACGCCGTGGGCGTGCAGGTGATGCAACGCGCCGCCGAAACCATCAAGGGTGTGAGCCTGGAGTTGGGCGGTAAGTCCTCATTGCTGGTGCTGGCGGATGCCGACCTCGACCTGGCGGTGGAACTGGCCTGTGGCGGTGGTTTTTTCAACGCAGGGCAGATGTGTTCGGCCACCAGTCGCGTGCTGGTGGCGGACAGCCTGGCGGATGAATTCCTGCAACGTTTGCAGGCTCGGGCTGACAGCATTCGCGTGGCCGACCCGTTTGCCGAGGACGTGGAAATGGGCGCGCTGATCAACCGTGCGCAGTATCAGCGGGTGCTGGGGCATATCCAGCGCGGCGTTGAGGCTGGCGCGCGCTTGTTGTGTGGCGGTGAACGCCCGGCGAATCTGGCGAAGGGCTACTTCATTCGCCCGACGGTGTTTACCGACGTGCCATTGGACAGTGCGTTGTGGAACGAAGAAATCTTCGGCCCGGTGCTGTGTGTACGACCTTTTGCCACTGAGCAAGAGGCCATTGCCCTGGCCAACGACAGCGAGTTCGGCCTGGTGGCCAGCGTGGTCAGCCGTAGCGTCGAGACCACCGAGCGCGTGGCGAATGCCTTGCAGGCCGGGATGGTGTGGATCAACGCCCCGCAGGTGATCTTCCCGCAAACCGCGTGGGGTGGTTACAAGCAGAGCAGTATCGGCCGTGAGCTGGGCCCGTGGGGGCTGGCGACGTTTCAGGAGATCAAGCATGTGATTCGGTCTCACTGA